The Rhododendron vialii isolate Sample 1 chromosome 5a, ASM3025357v1 genome contains a region encoding:
- the LOC131325945 gene encoding mechanosensitive ion channel protein 6-like produces the protein MMDDWRIRRNSRFHVPPGIFFERADDDEDREPYCEGAPTFQCSLSPALAKLLFAMIHLSILFTTTVPSFQTRELGHVRLWRWQLVAFFAFYGRFISRAITTGVLHVIENSNDARLKGNLPHAYAVKRTFEYLLSFAILLTTWILLIDTPLKKLGNITKILSCAVVTMIIWCSKVIVWKAMSISFHRRNYLEQIKEAIFALYILRSMLTPLKDPNQMTEEREVIVAAALKNRRGHKLLQGQMTFCQWRLVSADSSNDWVVWNMINLVRNANALDETLRLLPHRRSTHPNLNTWDDKAISVSEEIIKKVSKSESREISLEDLSYCMPKAIVEEALKRIGATQGKFGIDELVIWMSRNFEKHKGLELSLDDTHRALRSLHGTVDGVVLKILSFAWLAILNTVNVLPRDEEMGQTIYIVILFLALAVAFVYHFLWDIDGYGVRFFFRHALQVGETCTMDGKKMQVEKLGVWSTQFLTMAGHEPCCRNSMLLGKEIIKDPPFLLTQA, from the exons ATGATGGACGACTGGAGGATCAGACGCAACTCGAGGTTTCACGTACCTCCCGGGATATTTTTCGAGAGAGCCGATGACGATGAGGATAGAGAACCCTATTGCGAAGGCGCGCCAACGTTTCAATGTTCGTTATCCCCTGCCTTGGCAAAACTTCTCTTTGCCATGATTCATCTCTCTATTCTTTTCACCACAACCGTGCCGAGTTTCCAAACCAGGGAACTCGGACACGTGAGGCTGTGGAGGTGGCAACTCGTCGCCTTCTTTGCTTTTTACGGACGCTTTATCTCCCGTGCCATTACCACTGGCGTCCTTCACGTAATCGAAAACTCGAATGATGCGAGGCTAAAGGGAAATCTCCCTCATGCGTATGCCGTGAAGAGAACCTTTGAGTATCTTCTATCGTTCGCCATATTATTAACAACCTGGATTTTATTGATAGACACTCCCCTCAAGAAGCTTGGTAATATAACAAAGATACTGTCTTGCGCCGTTGTCACCATGATAATTTGGTGCTCCAAGGTCATTGTATGGAAGGCCATGTCAATTTCGTTCCACAGGCGAAACTATTTggaacaaatcaaagaggcaaTCTTTGCCCTGTACATCTTACGTAGCATGTTAACTCCATTAAAGGATCCAAATCAGatgacagaggagagagaggttaTCGTTGCTGCTGCCCTGAAAAATCGAAGGGGACACAAGCTTTTACAAGGCCAGATGACCTTTTGTCAATGGCGTCTCGTGAGTGCAGACAGCTCGAATGATTGGGTAGTCTGGAATATGATAAATCTTGTGCGGAATGCAAATGCATTAGACGAAACGTTACGGCTACTTCCCCATCGCCGTTCTACCCATCCTAACCTCAACACATGGGATGACAAAGCGATTTCTGTATCCGAAGAGATAATTAAGAAGGTGTCGAAAAGCGAATCCAG AGAAATTAGTCTTGAAGACCTATCGTACTGCATGCCGAAAGCGATTGTTGAGGAAGCGTTGAAGCGGATCGGAGCCACACAAGGAAAGTTTGGGATAGATGAGCTCGTCATTTGGATG AGTCGCAATTTTGAGAAGCACAAAGGGCTTGAGTTATCTCTCGACGATACTCACCGTGCCTTGCGAAGTTTGCATGGCACCGTCGATGGCGTTGTCTTGAAGATACTTTCATTTGCTTGGCTCGCCATACTAAACACTGTAAATGTCCTCCCCAGAGACGAGGAAATGGGACAGACGATTTACATTGTGATACTATTTCTAGCTCTAGCAGTTGCCTTTGTTTATCACTTCCTATGGGATATCGATGGCTATGGGGTTAGATTCTTTTTCCGCCACGCACTCCAAGTTGGGGAAACTTGCACCATGGACGGGAAAAAG ATGCAAGTGGAGAAGTTGGGCGTTTGGAGCACACAGTTTCTGACCATGGCTGGCCATGAGCCGTGCTGTCGCAATTCTATGCTCCTGGGGAAGGAAATTATCAAGGATCCTCCGTTTCTACTCACTCAAGCTTGA